In one Maniola hyperantus chromosome 6, iAphHyp1.2, whole genome shotgun sequence genomic region, the following are encoded:
- the LOC117983196 gene encoding chondroadherin — translation MASAFRISSVVRWLVTALAWTVLCEASPQALTSTLVPSCPTQCICLSQSQVVCNSATLRGVPSALSSSVMQLSLSRADLRVLRSDAFAHLRQLRRLSLDACNLTRIRPFAFRGLPRLNELYIQHTPLATVDAFAFAALQNISSIVLTHNRIAQIEGYAFAGTNFIKLISLRNNPIKRILAHAFSGLNDVSLIELPSGIRSIEPQAFAGLEGVGVLELAYMDLPALLQDTFHGLTRVGRLALRESDLGVIKVGAFDGLRRVETLEMCNNKIDGIEELSLIQNNSVHTFKLTGNHMLETPEAVVLEVENVVIRGNHLPCECGRDPLANPLALTDDFAEENLCISPLKIRGRSLASAAGAACRGEGGGSARARASAGACPGHAFAPRLAFTFAAFAFLANS, via the exons ATGGCATCAGCATTCCGCATCAG CTCCGTGGTGCGTTGGCTGGTTACGGCGTTGGCGTGGACCGTCCTGTGCGAAGCTAGCCCTCAAGCTCTTACTTCTACTCTCGTGCCATCCTGTCCTACTCAGTGCATCTGTCTTTCACAATCTCAG GTTGTGTGCAACAGTGCTACGCTTCGGGGTGTACCATCAGCGCTTAGCTCTAGCGTGATGCAATTATCTCTGTCTAGAGCGGATTTGCGCGTCCTTCGGTCAGACGCTTTCGCTCATCTACGACAGCTACGGCGGCTCTCACTCGACGCCTGCAACCTAACGCGTATTCGCCCCTTTGCCTTTCGGGGATTACCCCGTCTCAACGAATTATACATACAACACACACCGCTAGCGACGGTCGACGCATTCGCCTTTGCTGCCCTCCAAAACATATCCTCGATCGTTCTAACTCATAATAGAATCGCGCAGATCGAAGGCTACGCGTTCGCGggaactaattttataaaacttatttCATTACGCAACAACCCAATCAAGCGAATCTTAGCGCATGCATTCTCCGGCCTCAACGACGTCTCCCTGATAGAGCTCCCGTCCGGAATAAGGTCCATCGAACCGCAAGCATTTGCGGGATTAGAAGGAGTCGGGGTGTTAGAGCTGGCTTATATGGACTTACCGGCACTTTTACAGGACACTTTTCATGGCTTGACTCGAGTAGGTCGTCTCGCACTTAGAGAATCGGACTTAGGAGTAATAAAAGTCGGCGCCTTTGATGGTTTACGACGAGTCGAGACCCTGGAGATGTGCAACAATAAGATAGATGGAATCGAGGAGCTCTCTTTAATACAGAACAACAGCGTCCATACTTTTAAATTAACCGGTAATCATATGCTCGAGACCCCAGAGGCTGTGGTGCTGGAAGTGGAGAATGTAGTGATTCGTGGCAATCACTTGCCCTGCGAGTGCGGACGCGATCCTTTAGCGAATCCGCTGGCACTGACGGATGATTTCGCGGAAGAGAACTTGTGTATATCTCCGCTAAAGATTCGTGGGCGAAGCTTAGCGAGCGCGGCGGGGGCGGCATGCCGCGGTGAGGGCGGAGGCAGCGCACGCGCTCGCGCCTCTGCCGGCGCTTGTCCCGGGCACGCGTTCGCGCCTCGACTCGCATTTACGTTTGCAGCGTTCGCTTTTCTCGCAAACAGCTAA